Proteins encoded by one window of Ochrobactrum sp. BTU1:
- a CDS encoding ABC transporter permease has protein sequence MSNAQTSQEVLPKVATDQPDHARFETPNAGLLTRLQRFFHSYPTSVPLVVLILALIGFGIVAGDRFFSAYNMSLIVQQVSIIGILAAAQSLIILTAGIDLSVAAVMVLSSVIAGNLAVKLGVPISFALLIAFMCGTAIGLFNGFLITKVKLPPFIATLGTWNIFYALNLYLSGAQSIRGTEIDAAAPALKFFGKTVSIFGAQISYGSLLLIALFAILWYALSRTSWGRHVYAVGDDPEAAKLAGIRTDRVLISVYGVAGFICALAGWSAIGRVGSVSPTSFFEGNLQSITAVVIGGISLFGGRGSILGPLIGALIVGVFQSGLRIAGVDVLWQLFAIGWLILLAVAVDQWIRKVSA, from the coding sequence ATGTCAAACGCCCAGACATCGCAGGAAGTCCTGCCTAAAGTCGCAACCGATCAACCAGATCATGCGCGGTTTGAAACACCCAATGCCGGGCTTCTCACCCGCCTCCAGCGGTTCTTCCACAGCTACCCTACTTCAGTGCCACTCGTCGTACTCATTCTGGCCCTGATTGGCTTTGGAATTGTGGCTGGAGACCGCTTTTTTTCCGCCTACAACATGTCGCTGATTGTGCAGCAAGTCTCGATTATTGGCATTCTCGCAGCCGCCCAAAGCTTGATCATTTTGACTGCTGGCATCGATTTATCTGTTGCAGCTGTTATGGTTCTTAGTTCCGTTATTGCTGGAAATCTTGCTGTCAAGCTCGGTGTTCCCATCAGTTTTGCACTCCTGATCGCCTTTATGTGTGGCACGGCAATTGGTCTCTTCAACGGATTTCTCATCACCAAAGTCAAGTTGCCGCCTTTCATTGCGACGTTGGGTACCTGGAACATCTTTTATGCACTCAATCTTTACTTATCCGGCGCGCAGTCTATCAGGGGAACTGAAATTGACGCTGCAGCGCCAGCGCTCAAATTCTTTGGAAAAACCGTTTCTATTTTCGGGGCACAGATCAGCTACGGTTCCCTTTTGCTGATCGCCCTGTTTGCAATACTCTGGTACGCGCTTTCACGTACGTCCTGGGGACGTCATGTCTATGCAGTGGGTGACGATCCTGAGGCTGCAAAGCTGGCTGGCATTCGCACTGATCGCGTCCTGATCTCAGTTTACGGCGTTGCTGGCTTCATCTGTGCCCTTGCTGGCTGGTCTGCCATCGGGCGTGTGGGCTCAGTATCTCCTACCAGCTTCTTCGAGGGCAATCTGCAGTCAATTACCGCCGTAGTAATTGGTGGAATATCCCTTTTTGGCGGTCGCGGCTCCATCCTTGGTCCCCTGATTGGAGCTCTCATTGTAGGCGTCTTCCAATCTGGACTACGCATTGCGGGCGTCGACGTGCTTTGGCAACTCTTCGCAATCGGCTGGCTGATCCTGCTTGCCGTGGCTGTCGACCAGTGGATCAGAAAGGTATCAGCATGA
- a CDS encoding ATP-binding cassette domain-containing protein, translating to MTLTPVLQAKGLSKKYGRVVAIDGADFELMPGEILAVIGDNGAGKSSLIRALSGALKPDSGEILLDGKPINFSSPMEARHAGIETVYQTLALSPALSISDNMFLGREIHSKGLMGKYFRQLDRQTMDRVAREKLNELGLMTIQNIAQPVETLSGGQRQGIAVARAAAFGSKVIIMDEPTAALGVKESQKVLELIKTVRSRGVPIVLISHNMPHVFELADRIHIHRLGKRLAVVSPTECSMSDVVAMMTGAMQPSSEMLQ from the coding sequence ATGACCCTCACTCCGGTACTGCAGGCAAAAGGCCTATCCAAAAAATATGGACGCGTTGTCGCCATAGATGGAGCAGATTTCGAGCTTATGCCGGGAGAAATTCTGGCAGTCATCGGCGACAATGGTGCGGGCAAATCGAGTCTGATCCGGGCTCTCTCTGGTGCACTTAAACCCGATAGTGGCGAGATCCTGTTAGATGGCAAGCCGATCAATTTCTCATCCCCGATGGAAGCTCGTCATGCAGGAATTGAAACGGTCTATCAGACACTGGCATTGTCACCTGCATTGTCGATCAGCGATAATATGTTTCTTGGCCGCGAGATTCACAGCAAGGGTTTGATGGGAAAGTACTTTCGACAACTTGATCGCCAAACAATGGACCGTGTAGCACGCGAAAAGCTCAACGAGCTGGGCCTGATGACAATTCAGAATATCGCTCAGCCCGTCGAAACGCTTTCGGGAGGTCAACGTCAGGGGATTGCAGTTGCACGCGCCGCAGCCTTCGGGTCAAAGGTCATCATTATGGACGAACCGACAGCAGCGCTCGGCGTCAAGGAATCTCAAAAGGTTCTTGAATTGATCAAGACCGTGCGCTCGCGCGGGGTACCAATTGTGCTCATCAGCCACAACATGCCCCACGTTTTCGAATTGGCGGACCGAATTCACATCCATCGGCTGGGAAAACGACTAGCCGTGGTAAGCCCGACGGAATGTTCAATGTCAGATGTGGTGGCAATGATGACCGGCGCCATGCAACCCTCATCTGAAATGCTGCAGTGA
- a CDS encoding sugar phosphate isomerase/epimerase, whose product MPTYSLQETIRILAAIGYDAIEIGCCAPHAWPDHLSNDDRREIAKTAKGEGIAISSLLPAIGGGFGCNPCSILAAERQATIDHYKKIIDLAHELDAGMVLYIGGWRAQGMSRSDGWAYSLNCLQQVAAYANAAGIQIAIEPTTADTNLIDSAADARRMMAECEATNVGLMFDSCHVDFEGQSLSSYVDAMSDALIHLHAADTGRTAIGKGKADWDSLLKALLRHQYKGYFTVETGFGDRNVDPVEVARSSLSYLRERLNVLSDCR is encoded by the coding sequence TTGCCAACCTATTCGCTTCAAGAGACGATCCGTATCCTGGCCGCAATTGGCTATGATGCTATCGAGATAGGATGCTGTGCGCCCCACGCCTGGCCAGATCACCTTTCCAATGATGATCGCAGGGAAATCGCCAAGACCGCAAAGGGTGAAGGTATTGCCATATCAAGCCTCTTACCGGCAATTGGCGGAGGGTTCGGCTGCAACCCTTGTTCAATTCTGGCAGCTGAACGACAGGCTACAATCGATCATTACAAAAAAATCATCGATCTCGCACATGAGCTTGATGCCGGAATGGTTCTTTATATCGGCGGCTGGCGCGCGCAAGGCATGTCGCGGTCTGACGGTTGGGCGTATAGTCTGAATTGTCTGCAACAGGTTGCGGCTTATGCAAATGCGGCCGGAATCCAGATTGCCATTGAACCCACCACAGCAGACACCAATCTGATTGATAGCGCTGCAGACGCGCGACGCATGATGGCTGAGTGCGAAGCCACCAATGTCGGGCTCATGTTTGATAGTTGTCATGTAGACTTTGAAGGACAAAGCCTGTCGTCTTATGTCGACGCGATGAGCGATGCATTGATACACCTTCACGCAGCCGACACAGGACGCACCGCGATTGGAAAGGGTAAAGCAGACTGGGACAGTCTGCTTAAGGCGCTGCTGAGACATCAGTATAAAGGCTATTTCACGGTAGAAACGGGATTTGGCGATAGAAACGTTGATCCAGTAGAGGTTGCCCGCTCCAGCCTCTCCTATTTGCGAGAACGATTAAATGTTCTGAGTGATTGTCGTTAA
- a CDS encoding autotransporter outer membrane beta-barrel domain-containing protein: MKKSRRHSRRQRALPGIFPALIGLGTFGIVSISGVALFPTTALAANECGVGADVTCGPAGNPYASGILYENDVDQTVRVAAGVVTNAVTSYGISLTGAGSQTVVFEGAVELNVNGGFAANSGGVSSRDATRFDIDTRLGTINVNQDTSGINVFYQGSATDNRILTGNINTLGFNTSAMIVGAFHPDSVILIDTRGGKITSNGAGVYVTSEGTANIFTGDITVNADSYQSALYVQGSKVLNIDTTAGTIETTGIFSDAVTIYNSGTTKLTTGDIRTEGQDSVAVSVTSYGRNFFPGDALPSPGSVSIDTRAGAITTEGDQSTGIKFTGGVGYVYDNNSVVTDYIDAADLTLRSGAISTTGNLSSAVVVMGGGVVDIDTTAGKIITEGDGSGGVVVFGDRNVAENVTGSLSVTTGNIETSGNAAFGVAHYVYAGPLNNESIYSPPAFPGTPTVMNLNGEIIASGDNSGGVVSLQADVTAPITINANANITASGQNSVGIAAGSYDGSVEINIAQNTVIEGGWSATPGDLSPGYSDTEINQTGIQGIFDSYGGVGGGLPAAGVVLWSGADGISAVLNNKGTIGALSDLAITQGVSCGTSRHVSPPARLASPSGGAARAIPSSNGCTTSGVIQGWQADIPVYEVAYPSTTGSVHIVNDGEINGFVTLWGGAPHTLDNAGSFNIRNFSDTDGDGVRDTKRVSVSDFGGPQATFNNLDSGVVQLAAVKNAPVTDTTGSYVPTTGTDSRPLDPSFYTITREGVAQGQFVNLQTFNNAGTIDLRGEEVGNTLIITGSDTVGGAAGEGVFVSQGGRFLTNAVLNDGIAPGGASNSFADVLIVDGTALGSAATSIFVGNKGGTGDLTPGNGIMLVEVRDKSRSEDGVFALGDHGYTVDGRSAVTLGKWSYLLYHNGVNAGGVDDTADGNWYLRSQLTPVDPSDPVENPTTPVYEKIPSHLEHLIAPSTMQQRVGNRYWNNPAAPAETVFCKDPSKNFKCEITSNQAQYYLDSKNNIFIEQNGLWGRVEGGYGRFKPSVSHTAQDSRDNWWKLQSGIDGLLYESDAGKFIGGINVSYGQVRSRVDSWLGRPTNGGSTGELSTTGWGVGASLTWLGENGWYVDGQASATWFDMDLDSNALGMTLVDGNNGMGYMASIEAGKRIALNEAWTLIPQAQFYWSHVDFDSFTDPLGLNVSMDRGDSFVGRYGLALEQQETWKDKDDKTRRSSIYGIVNLYNEFLGETRVNWAGETLEQRDARFWGGVGLGGTYNWNDDRYSIYGELAAETSLEDIGDSYKLGGTLGLRVKW, translated from the coding sequence ATGAAGAAATCAAGACGCCATTCCCGACGGCAGCGTGCATTACCTGGGATTTTCCCTGCACTGATTGGGCTTGGAACTTTTGGGATAGTGTCGATCTCAGGGGTCGCGTTGTTTCCCACAACAGCACTGGCGGCTAACGAATGCGGTGTTGGCGCAGACGTGACGTGCGGTCCGGCAGGCAATCCCTATGCATCCGGCATCCTATATGAGAACGATGTCGACCAGACGGTGAGAGTGGCGGCGGGGGTCGTTACCAATGCGGTTACGTCCTATGGCATTTCATTGACGGGTGCGGGTTCCCAGACTGTGGTTTTCGAAGGCGCAGTTGAACTAAATGTAAATGGTGGCTTTGCAGCTAATTCGGGCGGAGTTTCTTCAAGGGATGCAACCCGGTTTGATATAGACACAAGGCTTGGCACAATCAATGTCAACCAAGATACGAGTGGCATAAATGTCTTCTACCAAGGGAGCGCGACCGACAATCGAATTCTGACAGGCAATATAAATACCCTGGGATTCAACACGAGTGCGATGATCGTCGGCGCATTCCATCCTGACTCTGTCATCTTAATTGATACAAGGGGCGGTAAAATCACCAGTAATGGCGCTGGTGTTTATGTAACCTCGGAGGGAACAGCCAATATATTCACTGGTGATATCACGGTGAATGCAGATTCCTACCAATCAGCTCTCTACGTGCAGGGCAGTAAGGTGTTGAATATCGACACCACCGCAGGCACTATTGAAACCACAGGGATATTTTCGGACGCTGTTACGATTTATAATAGTGGCACGACGAAACTCACTACGGGCGACATTCGCACGGAGGGGCAAGACTCTGTCGCTGTCAGCGTCACGTCCTATGGCAGAAACTTTTTCCCGGGTGATGCTCTCCCGTCTCCTGGAAGCGTGAGCATCGACACCCGTGCAGGCGCCATCACCACTGAGGGCGATCAGTCGACTGGCATCAAATTCACAGGTGGTGTCGGATATGTGTATGATAACAATTCTGTCGTCACCGATTATATTGATGCAGCTGATTTAACGTTGCGCAGTGGTGCCATCTCTACGACGGGCAATTTGTCATCCGCCGTTGTCGTCATGGGTGGTGGTGTGGTGGACATCGATACGACCGCCGGCAAGATCATCACCGAGGGCGACGGTTCAGGCGGTGTTGTCGTCTTTGGTGACCGCAATGTGGCTGAGAATGTAACGGGTAGTTTGTCCGTTACGACCGGCAATATAGAGACCTCAGGCAATGCAGCATTTGGCGTAGCCCACTATGTTTATGCCGGGCCGTTGAATAATGAATCCATTTACTCCCCTCCTGCTTTCCCTGGCACGCCAACGGTCATGAACCTCAATGGCGAAATCATCGCAAGCGGGGATAATTCGGGCGGTGTTGTGTCGCTGCAGGCGGATGTCACGGCCCCTATTACCATCAATGCCAATGCCAACATTACTGCATCGGGTCAGAATTCGGTCGGCATTGCCGCCGGTTCCTATGATGGATCGGTCGAGATCAATATTGCTCAGAATACGGTGATCGAAGGCGGATGGTCGGCCACGCCAGGGGATTTGTCACCTGGTTACAGCGATACCGAGATAAATCAGACTGGTATTCAAGGAATTTTCGATTCCTATGGTGGTGTCGGCGGTGGCCTACCCGCAGCCGGCGTTGTCTTGTGGTCCGGGGCGGACGGGATATCTGCTGTCTTAAACAATAAGGGAACAATCGGTGCGCTGAGTGATCTTGCAATTACCCAAGGCGTCAGCTGTGGCACCAGTCGACATGTTTCGCCACCAGCACGCTTAGCGTCGCCTTCAGGAGGTGCCGCCAGGGCAATCCCGAGCAGCAATGGATGCACCACAAGTGGTGTCATCCAGGGATGGCAGGCGGATATTCCTGTCTATGAAGTTGCCTACCCAAGCACGACGGGTTCGGTTCACATCGTCAATGATGGTGAGATCAATGGCTTTGTGACCCTTTGGGGTGGCGCGCCTCACACGCTCGATAATGCGGGCAGTTTCAACATCCGCAATTTCTCCGATACCGACGGTGACGGCGTTCGTGATACCAAACGGGTCTCGGTCTCCGATTTCGGCGGACCGCAGGCTACCTTCAACAACCTTGATAGCGGTGTCGTGCAGCTCGCTGCGGTTAAAAATGCACCCGTGACGGACACAACTGGCAGCTATGTGCCAACGACCGGCACCGACAGCCGACCTTTGGATCCATCGTTTTACACAATCACTCGCGAAGGCGTGGCCCAGGGCCAGTTTGTCAATCTTCAGACCTTTAACAATGCAGGCACAATTGATCTGCGTGGAGAGGAAGTTGGCAACACGTTGATCATTACCGGCAGCGACACGGTTGGCGGTGCGGCAGGTGAAGGGGTCTTCGTGTCTCAAGGCGGCAGGTTCCTCACCAACGCCGTACTCAATGATGGCATCGCACCCGGAGGTGCATCGAACTCTTTTGCAGATGTGCTCATCGTTGATGGCACGGCGCTTGGTTCTGCTGCAACGAGCATCTTCGTGGGCAACAAGGGTGGTACCGGCGACCTGACGCCTGGCAACGGCATCATGTTGGTTGAAGTGCGTGATAAGAGCCGCTCTGAAGATGGCGTCTTTGCACTTGGCGATCATGGTTATACCGTTGATGGCCGTTCCGCTGTCACGCTCGGCAAGTGGTCATACTTGCTCTATCACAACGGCGTTAATGCTGGTGGTGTCGATGATACAGCGGACGGTAACTGGTATCTGCGTTCTCAGCTTACTCCAGTCGATCCGAGCGACCCCGTTGAGAACCCGACAACACCTGTTTACGAGAAGATTCCTTCTCACCTCGAGCATCTCATCGCACCATCGACCATGCAGCAGCGTGTGGGCAATCGCTACTGGAACAATCCAGCCGCACCGGCGGAAACCGTATTTTGTAAGGATCCATCAAAGAATTTTAAATGTGAGATCACATCCAACCAGGCTCAGTACTATCTCGATAGCAAGAACAACATTTTCATTGAGCAGAATGGTCTGTGGGGGCGTGTGGAAGGTGGCTATGGCCGGTTCAAGCCTAGCGTTTCTCATACCGCACAAGATAGCCGCGACAATTGGTGGAAGTTGCAGAGCGGCATCGACGGCCTGCTTTATGAGAGTGATGCTGGCAAGTTCATTGGCGGGATCAATGTCTCCTATGGCCAAGTTCGCAGCCGGGTGGATTCATGGCTTGGACGTCCCACCAATGGCGGTTCGACCGGCGAACTCAGCACAACAGGCTGGGGTGTAGGCGCTAGCTTGACATGGCTTGGCGAAAACGGATGGTATGTCGATGGGCAGGCTTCTGCTACCTGGTTTGATATGGATCTCGATTCCAATGCACTTGGCATGACGCTGGTTGATGGCAACAACGGCATGGGTTACATGGCGAGTATCGAAGCGGGCAAACGTATTGCCCTCAACGAAGCCTGGACCCTTATTCCACAAGCTCAGTTCTATTGGTCGCATGTTGATTTCGACAGCTTCACCGATCCACTGGGTCTGAATGTATCGATGGACCGTGGTGACAGTTTTGTCGGACGCTATGGTCTGGCGCTCGAGCAGCAGGAAACCTGGAAAGACAAGGACGACAAAACCCGTCGTTCCAGTATCTACGGTATCGTCAATCTCTATAACGAGTTCTTAGGCGAAACCCGTGTCAATTGGGCTGGAGAAACACTTGAACAGCGTGATGCCCGGTTCTGGGGCGGTGTCGGTCTGGGTGGCACCTATAACTGGAACGACGACAGGTATTCGATCTACGGCGAGCTTGCCGCTGAAACGAGCCTAGAGGACATCGGTGATAGCTATAAGCTTGGAGGCACCCTGGGGCTGCGCGTGAAATGGTAA
- a CDS encoding SDR family oxidoreductase, which translates to MTRDTSMTHTSLTALITGANKGIGHAIAWQLGKAGHTVWLGCRDISRGQIAARELLGDGIDARPVQLDVTDAESVSEAVKAVESAVGHLDVLVNNAGLMFGQPPSLAEESIDEMQRMFDTNVFGVMRVTQAFLPLLRKSKAARIVMMSSGLSSLTDALDMRSETWTVGFGGYCASKTALNMLTVKLAKELDREGIKVNAVDPGLTSTDMTGNGAGHSPEVGARPAVALATTHAYGPTAGFFACTASGDLLQKSW; encoded by the coding sequence ATGACCAGGGACACTTCGATGACTCACACCTCGCTCACCGCTCTCATCACCGGAGCAAACAAGGGTATCGGCCATGCCATCGCGTGGCAGCTGGGTAAAGCTGGACACACCGTTTGGCTGGGTTGTCGGGACATTTCACGCGGTCAGATTGCAGCGCGCGAACTGCTTGGTGACGGGATCGATGCTCGTCCAGTCCAACTTGATGTTACTGACGCTGAAAGCGTTTCCGAAGCCGTCAAAGCTGTCGAGAGCGCGGTAGGTCATCTGGACGTATTGGTAAACAACGCCGGACTTATGTTTGGCCAACCACCTTCACTTGCTGAGGAGTCAATTGATGAGATGCAGCGAATGTTCGACACGAACGTATTCGGAGTGATGCGTGTCACTCAAGCCTTCTTACCCTTGTTGCGAAAATCCAAGGCAGCGCGGATCGTGATGATGAGCAGTGGCCTTAGTTCGTTGACGGATGCTCTCGACATGCGAAGCGAAACATGGACGGTTGGTTTTGGCGGGTACTGCGCCTCAAAGACCGCATTGAATATGTTGACCGTCAAGCTCGCAAAAGAACTGGATCGGGAAGGGATCAAGGTAAACGCAGTCGATCCCGGCTTAACCTCGACAGACATGACAGGAAACGGAGCTGGGCATTCGCCTGAAGTGGGCGCTCGACCTGCCGTAGCTCTAGCAACGACGCACGCATACGGGCCCACAGCAGGGTTCTTTGCTTGCACTGCATCTGGCGACCTCCTTCAAAAAAGCTGGTAA
- a CDS encoding MarR family winged helix-turn-helix transcriptional regulator, giving the protein MTQPTSDQIELLAIAFERFTRRFKVLEAAAAMQNSLNALDIQALLFIDEHPACNLGDVARHLQVALTTMSSSADRLVRREMIERQRPETNRRSVALSIAEKGKQAVTGYIDGYRASCKAMLQALDPADQAEFLRLTQQIAKYDT; this is encoded by the coding sequence ATGACCCAACCTACATCTGACCAAATCGAACTACTCGCCATTGCCTTTGAGCGCTTCACCCGTCGTTTCAAGGTCTTGGAGGCAGCGGCAGCGATGCAGAACTCGCTCAACGCCCTCGATATTCAGGCGCTCCTTTTCATAGATGAACATCCCGCTTGTAACCTGGGAGATGTCGCGCGCCACCTTCAGGTAGCACTGACGACAATGTCGTCTTCGGCTGACAGGCTGGTACGCCGGGAAATGATTGAACGACAGCGCCCCGAAACGAATCGCAGGTCGGTCGCCCTGTCCATCGCCGAAAAAGGAAAGCAAGCAGTTACAGGCTATATTGATGGATATCGGGCCTCTTGCAAAGCAATGCTTCAAGCGCTCGATCCCGCTGACCAGGCCGAGTTCTTACGGCTGACACAGCAAATTGCTAAATACGATACTTGA
- a CDS encoding LysR family transcriptional regulator has product MDIDLLEDFITLADELNFSAAATRRNVTQPAFSRRIKMLEQWLGAPLLRRTSRSVALTNAGRIFYLRASVIIRDIKRAREETREAAGKAERNLSIASTHALSFTFVPRWMLQTIGHSSINSASLITDSYAECEALLLSGDAVFLICHRRPETKNKLTTRQFMSQTISQDVLVPLSAPDENGEPRWSLDRATADRPIPQLSYASASGLGRILEEYWSENRSRPALQTQFSSDLAATLLEMVKEGQGVAWVPLSLAERDIKAGQLARAGGHEFDIPVDITLIRPTTRLSLHAEQFWQKAVNAHSKV; this is encoded by the coding sequence ATGGACATCGATCTGCTTGAAGATTTCATAACCTTGGCTGATGAGTTGAACTTCTCAGCTGCAGCGACACGGCGCAATGTTACGCAGCCAGCCTTCAGCAGACGCATAAAAATGCTCGAGCAATGGCTTGGAGCACCTTTGCTGAGAAGGACTAGCCGTTCTGTTGCGCTTACCAATGCTGGTCGCATTTTCTATTTACGTGCCAGCGTTATCATCCGCGATATCAAACGTGCCCGCGAGGAAACGCGCGAAGCGGCTGGCAAGGCAGAGCGAAACTTATCGATCGCCTCCACTCACGCACTTTCATTTACATTCGTGCCACGATGGATGCTGCAAACCATTGGCCATTCCAGCATCAACTCTGCAAGCCTGATCACCGACAGTTATGCCGAATGTGAAGCGTTACTATTGAGCGGAGACGCAGTTTTCCTGATCTGCCATCGCCGTCCCGAAACAAAAAACAAGCTGACGACGCGCCAGTTTATGTCCCAGACAATAAGCCAGGATGTGCTTGTCCCTCTCTCGGCTCCTGATGAAAATGGTGAACCACGATGGAGCCTTGATCGAGCAACGGCAGACAGACCGATACCACAACTGAGCTATGCCTCGGCCTCTGGCCTTGGTCGTATTTTGGAAGAATATTGGTCGGAGAACAGATCGCGACCGGCTCTTCAGACCCAGTTTAGCTCTGACCTTGCTGCGACCTTGCTTGAGATGGTCAAGGAGGGTCAGGGTGTCGCCTGGGTGCCACTTTCATTGGCGGAACGTGATATAAAAGCCGGTCAACTGGCACGCGCTGGCGGCCATGAATTCGACATTCCGGTGGACATTACACTTATCCGCCCGACCACACGTCTCAGCCTTCATGCAGAGCAGTTCTGGCAAAAGGCGGTAAACGCCCACTCGAAGGTCTGA
- the dctA gene encoding C4-dicarboxylate transporter DctA, which yields MRRLLSQLYIQVLIGIVIGGLIGFFWPDIATSLQPFATGFIKLIKMLLAPIIFGTVVLGIAKMGNVHEVGRIGTVALIYFEIASTIALVLGLIVVNLMQPGAGMNIDASQIDTSSIAGYQKTAAEHGGVIDFFLDIIPQTIVGAFASGAMLQVILIALLFGVALVQIGERAKPFVDVIDVSLQALFRIVGMVMKLAPLGAGAGVAYTIGKHGIGTIWSLGHLMLAVYLTSILFVVLVIGTVARWSGFPLLQFFRYFKDEIFITLATCSTEAVLPRMMAKLERLGVSKPVVGLVLPTGYAFNADGTCIYLTMAAIFIAQATNTDLSLWGQLGILGVLLLTSKGSAGVAGAGFVTLAATLSTFHTVPVAGLVLLLGVDRFMNEARAVVNLIGNGVATIAIAKWEGELDMNTVRQVIAEQKGQTPRKITAQAVPEATHQHA from the coding sequence ATGAGAAGACTGTTAAGTCAGCTCTATATCCAGGTTTTAATTGGAATTGTCATTGGCGGCCTGATCGGCTTCTTCTGGCCTGACATTGCGACCTCACTGCAACCATTTGCAACCGGCTTTATCAAACTCATCAAGATGCTGCTCGCACCGATCATTTTCGGAACTGTGGTCTTGGGTATCGCGAAAATGGGCAATGTCCACGAAGTGGGCCGTATTGGAACCGTTGCGCTCATCTATTTCGAGATCGCATCCACGATTGCTCTGGTACTGGGCTTGATTGTGGTTAATCTGATGCAACCAGGTGCGGGCATGAACATTGATGCCAGTCAGATCGATACATCATCAATTGCCGGGTATCAAAAGACTGCGGCCGAACACGGCGGCGTCATTGATTTCTTTCTGGATATCATTCCACAAACCATTGTCGGTGCATTTGCTTCCGGCGCAATGTTGCAAGTCATTCTGATCGCGCTTCTGTTTGGGGTCGCCCTGGTACAGATCGGCGAGCGAGCGAAACCTTTCGTCGATGTGATCGATGTGTCGCTGCAGGCGCTTTTCCGTATCGTTGGAATGGTCATGAAGCTCGCGCCATTGGGCGCCGGCGCTGGCGTTGCTTATACAATTGGCAAACACGGTATTGGGACAATCTGGTCACTCGGCCACCTGATGCTCGCGGTATATCTGACATCCATCCTTTTTGTAGTTCTCGTCATCGGAACCGTGGCACGATGGTCAGGCTTTCCGCTTCTTCAGTTCTTCCGATACTTCAAAGATGAGATCTTCATCACCCTGGCCACCTGTTCCACAGAAGCGGTACTGCCACGCATGATGGCCAAGCTGGAACGCCTTGGTGTCAGCAAACCCGTCGTCGGGCTGGTGCTGCCAACAGGCTATGCCTTCAACGCTGATGGCACCTGTATCTATCTGACAATGGCCGCAATTTTTATCGCGCAGGCCACCAATACCGATCTTAGCCTCTGGGGTCAGCTAGGTATCCTGGGCGTCTTGTTGCTCACTTCCAAAGGATCGGCAGGCGTCGCCGGAGCAGGCTTTGTCACTCTCGCCGCAACCCTCTCCACCTTTCACACCGTACCCGTAGCTGGCTTGGTCCTGCTATTGGGCGTGGATCGCTTCATGAACGAAGCACGCGCTGTCGTGAACCTGATCGGAAATGGCGTTGCAACGATTGCAATCGCCAAATGGGAAGGAGAGCTGGATATGAACACGGTACGTCAGGTCATCGCCGAACAAAAAGGCCAAACCCCGCGGAAAATAACCGCTCAGGCAGTGCCAGAAGCCACTCATCAGCATGCCTAG